From Sulfurovum xiamenensis, one genomic window encodes:
- a CDS encoding adenine phosphoribosyltransferase translates to MTLTSEDKKIILDSIRDIPDFPKPGIIFKDITTLLSTPDAFNTLMTHLENRYESYDLDYVAGIDARGFIFGSILADRLGVGFVPVRKKGKLPYTTVAEKYSLEYGFDEVEIHIDAFGEKEDPKVLLIDDLIATGGTAKAAANLIDKVGANCVEACFIMELAFLNGRQGFDAPVYSVLEID, encoded by the coding sequence ATGACACTCACCTCAGAAGATAAAAAAATCATTCTGGACAGTATTAGAGACATCCCAGACTTTCCAAAGCCAGGTATCATCTTTAAAGATATTACTACCCTGCTCTCTACGCCAGATGCTTTTAATACTTTGATGACGCACCTTGAAAATCGTTATGAAAGTTATGACTTGGACTATGTTGCAGGCATCGATGCAAGAGGGTTTATCTTTGGTTCCATTTTGGCTGATAGACTGGGTGTTGGCTTTGTACCTGTTCGAAAAAAAGGAAAACTACCCTATACCACTGTGGCTGAGAAATACAGTCTTGAGTATGGATTTGACGAAGTAGAGATACACATCGATGCTTTTGGAGAAAAAGAAGATCCGAAGGTACTTCTCATAGATGATCTTATTGCTACAGGCGGAACAGCAAAAGCGGCTGCAAACCTCATAGATAAAGTGGGTGCAAATTGTGTAGAGGCATGTTTCATCATGGAGCTTGCCTTCCTCAATGGACGTCAAGGCTTCGATGCCCCTGTCTATTCTGTTTTAGAGATAGATTAG